A window from Primulina eburnea isolate SZY01 chromosome 2, ASM2296580v1, whole genome shotgun sequence encodes these proteins:
- the LOC140824650 gene encoding photosystem II 22 kDa protein 2, chloroplastic, with protein MIGFAASLLGEAITGKGILAQLNLETGIPIYEAEPLLLFFILFNLLGAIGALGDRGRFVNEPAGLDRAVIALGKGFRSTLGLGGGGPLLGFTKANELFVGRLAQLGIAFSIIGEIVTGKGALAQLNIETGVPITEIEPLILFNVAFFFFAAINPGTGKFLTDDGDD; from the exons ATGATTGGCTTTGCT GCATCACTTCTTGGAGAAGCAATTACAGGAAAGGGGATCTTAGCACAATTGAATTTGGAAACTGGGATTCCAATCTACGAAGCTGAGCCTCTTCTTCTATTTTTCATACTGTTCAACTTGTTAGGAGCCATCGGAGCATTAGGCGACCGCGGCCGATTTGTCAACGAACCTGCCGGACTTGACAGGGCCGTTATTGCTCTTGGGAAAGGCTTCAGGTCTACATTGGGTCTTGGTGGAGGAG GTCCTTTATTGGGATTCACGAAAGCCAACGAGCTTTTCGTTGGGAGACTGGCACAACTTGGTATTGCATTCTCAATAATCGGAGAGATCGTCACTGGAAAAGGGGCTTTGGCTCAGTTGAACATCGAAACCGGAGTTCCCATCACCGAGATCGAACCCCTTATTCTCTTCAACGTGGCCTTCTTCTTCTTCGCAGCCATAAATCCTGGCACTGGCAAATTTCTTACTGACGATGGAGATGATTGA
- the LOC140824212 gene encoding delta-aminolevulinic acid dehydratase, chloroplastic-like, producing the protein MIFVQRLYRPPRRNRSSPVVRAAFQETSLSPANLVYPLFIHEGEEDTPIEAMPGCYRLGWRHGLVEEVAKAQDVGVNSIVLFPKVPDALKSSTGDKAYNENGLVPRTIRLLKDKYPDLVIYTDVALYPYSSDGHDGIVREDGVIMNDETVRQLCKQAVAQVISIKF; encoded by the exons ATGATATTTGTCCAGCGACTTTATCGCCCACCTCGTcggaaccggagctccccagtAGTGAGGGCTGCATTCCAAGAAACGAGTTTAAGTCCCGCAAATCTGGTTTATCCTCTTTTCATTCATGAGG GTGAGGAAGACACTCCAATTGAAGCAATGCCAGGATGTTATAGGCTTGGATGGCGACATGGACTTGTTGAAGAG GTAGCTAAGGCACAAGATGTCGGTGTTAACAGCATCGTGCTCTTTCCAAAAGTTCCAGATGCTTTGAAG TCCTCCACAGGCGATAAAGCTTACAATGAAAATGGGCTAGTTCCACGGACAATACGGCTGCTCAAAGACAAGTATCCTGATCTT GTTATCTACACTGATGTTGCTTTATATCCATATTCTTCCGATGGGCACGATGGCATCGTTAGAGAAGATG GAGTTATTATGAATGACGAAACTGTGCGTCAGCTGTGTAAGCAGGCAGTTGCCCAGGTAATttcaattaaattttga